The proteins below come from a single Saccharopolyspora sp. SCSIO 74807 genomic window:
- a CDS encoding ABC transporter permease, which translates to MGRYVLRRLLQLIPVFIGTTFIIYALVWAVPGDPFAGKCGERACPPSYVAEMTARYNLDDPLIVQYFKYLGQLFTGNFGETYAGVQISDLIANAYPTTVRLAIVALLIEAVIGVLAGILTGLRGKGFLDSLVLISTLFLISLPVFVTGFLLKVWLGTELGLIKTSVGSDPSIGELLVPGFVLGSLSMAYVARLTRTSMMENKRADYVRTATAKGLKPNRVVGVHLLRNSLIPVITFLGTDLGALMGGAIVTEGVFNIRGIGGLVYKAILTKEGMTVTGIVTLLVLVYLLMNLLVDVLYAVLDPRIRYD; encoded by the coding sequence GTGGGACGTTATGTGCTGCGACGCCTGTTGCAGTTGATCCCGGTGTTCATCGGCACCACGTTCATCATTTATGCGTTGGTGTGGGCGGTGCCGGGCGACCCGTTCGCGGGCAAGTGCGGTGAGCGGGCCTGCCCGCCGTCGTACGTCGCCGAGATGACGGCCAGGTACAACCTCGACGATCCGCTGATCGTGCAGTACTTCAAGTACCTGGGACAGCTGTTCACCGGGAACTTCGGCGAGACCTACGCCGGTGTGCAGATCAGCGACCTGATCGCCAACGCCTACCCGACCACGGTCCGGCTCGCCATCGTGGCGCTGCTGATCGAGGCCGTGATCGGCGTGCTGGCAGGCATCCTCACCGGCCTGCGCGGCAAGGGATTCCTGGACAGCCTGGTGCTGATCTCCACGCTGTTCCTGATCTCGCTGCCGGTGTTCGTGACCGGTTTCCTGCTCAAGGTCTGGCTGGGCACCGAGCTCGGTCTGATCAAGACCTCGGTCGGCAGCGATCCGAGCATCGGCGAGCTGCTGGTGCCCGGTTTCGTGCTGGGCAGCCTGTCGATGGCCTACGTGGCCAGGCTGACCCGCACGAGCATGATGGAGAACAAGCGCGCCGACTACGTGCGCACCGCCACGGCGAAGGGGCTCAAGCCGAACCGGGTCGTGGGAGTGCACCTGCTGCGCAACTCGCTGATTCCGGTCATCACGTTCCTGGGCACCGACCTGGGCGCGCTGATGGGCGGTGCCATCGTCACCGAGGGCGTGTTCAACATCCGCGGCATCGGCGGGCTGGTCTACAAGGCCATCCTGACCAAGGAAGGCATGACGGTCACCGGGATCGTCACCCTGCTGGTGCTGGTGTACCTGCTGATGAACCTCCTCGTGGATGTTCTCTACGCGGTCCTGGACCCGAGGATTCGATATGACTGA